A genomic region of Haliotis asinina isolate JCU_RB_2024 chromosome 1, JCU_Hal_asi_v2, whole genome shotgun sequence contains the following coding sequences:
- the LOC137291505 gene encoding uncharacterized protein — translation MLPSFSPSVLCVSTAVLVLGGLSLVLGTVLPVSRIQYVAGSGLGVLLLLFSFLLIDVIKLCPSRHHTWTSLLKQYIWIKKVYIKAYLTPNYLHVLRDARNQQRNVLVSILKRGSGTAYGLDNAIDYVTCEKEFRSKQPYTSHENYDKYIQRIIQGESDVMFPGKPDYLAVTSGTSSGKSRPYPRQLVSDFQRLTIHNVQTRRELLNIANVGTLKFWLDVRTAPVYTRTPSGVRRGPLSAAGAFVCPFRSSPDAAYEIRQEQASLYVHALFGLMCKDVTLLSCLTAPTALNFFRVIETRWESMCDDIDRGSICKCPGLQDDLRLKLQKHLTADAERASELRCIFKEGFHNIGPRIWPCLSVLHTAASGAYIPAVNILRRKYIVDIPITSSKHIASEGVYGGNMNIIDQTKTEYTILPDHMFYEFIHEADVDQDNPQSLLAHEVVVGQSYEMVITNWSGLYRYRTGDIIRVTSFTGQAPNYVLQQRKGDGYGMYPEFLFTEAVLKASRMWTSGTMLTYMAVGNVIVEELTGDISTTAHVYVFIELLGEGTLTEREKHMIDESLQETQDGYKWLRCHGNYAPAVVVQVRPGTLEEVKKIYMKLNPDLHAQQFKYPKFIKHKDVVACLLSHRVKSTN, via the exons atgttgccaTCGTTTTCGCCAAGTGTTTTGTGTGTCAGTACTGCAGTATTGGTCTTGGGCGGACTGAGTTTGGTGCTGGGCACGGTCCTACCTGTGTCCAGGATCCAGTATGTTGCAG GTTCTGGACTTGGAGTTTTACTACTCCTATTCAGTTTCCTCTTGATTGACGTCATAAAACTGTGCCCAAGTCGTCATCACACATGGACATCTCTCTTGAAGCAGTATATATGGATAAAGAAAGTTTATATTAAAGCATATTTGACACCCAATTACCTTCATGTCCTCAGAGATGCGAGAAATCAACAAAGAAATGTTCTTGTAAGCATCCTGAAGAGGGGTTCTGGAACCGCCTACGGACTCGACAACGCCATTGATTATGTTACCTGTGAGAAAGAATTTCGGTCTAAACAGCCTTATACTTCCCATGAGAACTATGACAAATACATCCAGCGTATTATACAAGGAGAGTCTGATGTGATGTTTCCAGGAAAACCTGACTATCTTGCTGTGACGTCTGGCACTTCTTCTGGGAAAAGTAGGCCATATCCCAGACAACTGGTGTCAGATTTTCAGAGGTTAACGATTCACAATGTCCAAACAAGGAGAGAGCTGTTAAATATTGCCAACGTGGGCACACTCAAGTTCTGGCTGGACGTGAGGACTGCACCAGTTTACACGCGAACACCAAGTGGCGTCAGGCGAGGTCCTCTAAGTGCAGCTGGGGCCTTCGTCTGTCCCTTTAGATCATCACCTGATGCGGCTTATGAAATAAGACAAGAACAGGCATCGTTGTATGTCCATGCATTGTTCGGTCTGATGTGTAAGGACGTCACCTTGCTTAGCTGCCTCACAGCACCTACAGCGTTGAACTTCTTCAGGGTCATCGAGACACGATGGGAATCCATGTGTGATGACATAGACCGTGGAAGCATCTGCAAGTGTCCTGGTCTGCAGGACGATCTGAGGCTCAAGCTTCAGAAGCATCTGACTGCTGATGCAGAGAGAGCTAGTGAACTGAGATGTATCTTCAAGGAAGGCTTCCACAATATCGGACCGCGAATCTGGCCTTGTTTGTCAGTGTTACACACTGCAGCATCTGGAGCCTACATTCCAGCG GTTAATATTCTGAGACGGAAGTACATAGTGGACATCCCTATAACGTCCAGCAAACACATAGCATCCGAGGGGGTGTATGGCGGCAACATGAACATTATAGACCAGACGAAGACGGAGTACACCATCCTCCCTGATCATATGTTTTACGAATTCATCCATGAAGCAGATGTTGATCAAGATAATCCACAGTCTTTGCTGGCCCATGAG GTGGTCGTCGGACAGAGTTATGAGATGGTCATCACCAACTGGTCAGGTCTGTACAGATATCGGACAGGAGATATCATCCGTGTCACCAGCTTCACTGGACAGGCCCCAAACTATGTCCTACAACAACG GAAAGGGGACGGATACGGTATGTACCCCGAGTTCCTGTTCACTGAGGCGGTTCTGAAAGCTTCCAGAATGTGGACGTCAGGGACGATGCTCACCTACATGGCGGTCGGCAATGTCATCGTTGAGGAACTGACAG GTGACATATCTACGACAGCTCACGTGTATGTCTTCATAGAATTGCTTGGTGAGGGAACTTTGACCGAACGGGAAAAACACATG ATCGATGAAAGTCTTCAGGAAACCCAGGATGGGTACAAATGGTTACGTTGCCATGGAAACTATGCCCCTGCTGTTGTCGTTCAAGTGAGGCCTGGGACGTTGGAGGAAGTGAAGAAGATCTACATGAAGCtaaaccctgatcttcacgccCAACAGTTCAAGTACCCAAAGTTCATCAAGCACAAAGACGTTGTAGCTTGTCTGCTCTCCCATAGAGTCAAGTCTACGAACTGA